A segment of the archaeon BMS3Bbin15 genome:
GCAGCAACACCGGTTGGCCCTCTTCCTGAGGTAAGCTGCATATTCATTGCTTTATTCAGGATATCGATAGCTTTAATTTCCACATCCTTGCTCAATCCAAGAGCAGAGCAGAATCTTGGTATGTAATCTATGGGTGTTGTTGGCGAAAGATTAATTCCAAGCTCTCTCAGTGTGAATCTGTATATTCTTCCTATCTCCTTCCTGTCAATCATTGCAGCCTCGGCAATCTCATCGAGAGTTCTCGGCACAAGACACTTTCTGCAGGCTGCATATATGCAGGCGGCAACCACCCCTTCAATACTCCTTCCCCTTATCAATCCCTTATCGACAGCCTTTCTATAAATAACAGCAGCAGTTTCTCTAACGTTTTTTGGTAAATCAAGCTTTGACGCAATCTTATTCAATTCGGTTAAAGCAATGGTGAGATTCCTTTCTTTTGCATTGCTCACCCTTATGCGCTGCTGCCATTTCCTCATTCTATAAAGTTGAGCTCTCTGTTTTGAAGGAATATCTCTACCAGAGCTATCTTTATTACGCCAGTCAATAGTTGTACTCAACCCTTTATCATGAATCAGATATGTCAGGGGTGCTCCTGTCCTCGTACGTTTAACCACCTGTTCACTGTCAAAGGCCCTCCACTCAGGTCCTGAGTCAATCATATTGTAATCAACCACTAAACCGCAGTTATTACAAATTATCTCTGCACGGTCGTAATCATGATATAAATCACTCCCACCGCATTCTCGACATTTTAGTTCATATTCAGAATTTGAGGTTATGCTATCCACCATCCTGCAGTTTTTGACTGACTTCAAAAACTCCAATCAACCAGATAAAGAAATATAACGAGTGTAAAAATAAAATTTAATTCTGAAGCATACACAGGCTATCTCGGCAGCATAAGAAAATTTTCTAAAATGCGAGTGGGAAAACCCACGGCTTTAGCCATGAGTAGTTCACATTCCGTTTGCAAGGTCAAGAAGTACCTCTTTTGGATTTTCTGCTTTAACAACACCGCTTGCCAGAAGCACACCTTCGGCACCCAGTTCAAGAGCAGCCTTAACATCTTTACCTGTGCTTATACCTGCACCGCAAAGCACAGCTATATCCTTATTTATATCCTTTACAGCTTCCACACTCATCTCAACTATTTCCGGTTCTGCCTTGGATACCGGTATACCCGAACCTATCAGGTCTGGTGGCTCTATTGCTATACAGTTTGGCGAGAGCTCTGCTGCTGCCTTGCTAACAGTAGTATTGTTTGTGCATACAACAGTATAGAGGTTAAGCTT
Coding sequences within it:
- a CDS encoding transcription initiation factor IIB; this translates as MVDSITSNSEYELKCRECGGSDLYHDYDRAEIICNNCGLVVDYNMIDSGPEWRAFDSEQVVKRTRTGAPLTYLIHDKGLSTTIDWRNKDSSGRDIPSKQRAQLYRMRKWQQRIRVSNAKERNLTIALTELNKIASKLDLPKNVRETAAVIYRKAVDKGLIRGRSIEGVVAACIYAACRKCLVPRTLDEIAEAAMIDRKEIGRIYRFTLRELGINLSPTTPIDYIPRFCSALGLSKDVEIKAIDILNKAMNMQLTSGRGPTGVAAAAIYIASVLIGERRTQQEISEVAGVTEVTIRNRYKEIAEKLEIEITM
- a CDS encoding triosephosphate isomerase, yielding MKIETPVIMVNVKAYSESMGDKDIALARACEEVKEELGVSIVYAPQMVDLALVAREVNIPVFAQHAEAFLPGSKTGYTVLEAVKKAGASGTLINHSEHRLELADIDFLVSEARKLNLYTVVCTNNTTVSKAAAELSPNCIAIEPPDLIGSGIPVSKAEPEIVEMSVEAVKDINKDIAVLCGAGISTGKDVKAALELGAEGVLLASGVVKAENPKEVLLDLANGM